The following are encoded together in the Equus quagga isolate Etosha38 unplaced genomic scaffold, UCLA_HA_Equagga_1.0 268.1_RagTag, whole genome shotgun sequence genome:
- the LOC124233877 gene encoding semaphorin-4D-like gives MCLPVGGLLATLAVVVGTAVAFAPSPRITWEHREVQLMQFHQPGIFNYSALLLSEDKDTLYVGAREAVFALNALNISQKQHEAYWRASEDKKAKCAEKGKSKQTECLNYIRVLQPLSATALYVCGTNAFQPTCDHLDLTSFQFLGRNEDGKGRCPFDPAQSYTSVMVDGELYSGTSYNFLGSEPIISRNSSHSPLRTEYAIPWLNEPSFVFSDVIRESTDGAEGEDDRVYFFFTEVSVEYEFIFKLMIPRVARVCKGDLGGLRTLQKKWTSFLKARLICSRPESNLIFNVLQDIFVLRSPDLKEPVFYGVFTPQLNNMGLSAVCAYNLSTAEAVFSRGKYMQSATVEQSHTKWVSYNGAVPTPRPGACINREARAANFSSSLNLPDKTLQFVKDHPLMDDSVTPIDNRPKLVISDVNYTQIVVDRTQALDGAVYDVMFIGTDRGALHKAVSLKSSVHIIEETQLFPDLKPVQTLLLSSKKGRKFVYAGSSSGVVQAPLAFCGELHTCVDCVLARDPYCAWSPATAACVALPETDGPRRDLIQEMSGDTSVCPDKIKESYRQHFFKHGDTAELKCSQKSNLARVVWKFQNSGLKAESPKYGLVGRKNLLIFNLSEGDSGVYRCLSEERVRNKTVLQVMAKHVLEVKVVPRTPVPFTSPAVRTEGGRITPKVSAGPTQGSSPQTPAVRATTPRAIIPSSSAVPTSMSRKPKMVSSVVSEVHSEKTVYLKSGDNRLLMSLFVFFFVLCLCLFAYNCYKGYLPGQCLKFRSAVLLAKKQPVSDLSDCEPSAKETLVEQGSFSQQNGGQPKPALDTGYETEQDTMASRLPTDREDSQRIDDLPVRDRPFDVKCELKFADSDADGD, from the exons ATGTGCCTGCCCGTTGGGGGGCTGCTGGCCACCCTCGCCGTGGTGGTTGGAACAGCAGTGGCGTTCGCACCCAGCCCTAGGATCACCTGGGAGCACCGAG AGGTGCAGCTGATGCAGTTTCACCAGCCAGGCATCTTCAACTACTCAGCCTTGCTGCTGAGTGAGGACAAGGACACCCTGTACGTGGGCGCCCGGGAAGCCGTGTTTGCACTGAATGCGCTCAACATCTCCCAGAAGCAGCACGAG GCATACTGGAGGGCTTCCgaagataaaaaagcaaaatgtgcgGAAAAGGGGAAGTCAAAGCAG ACAGAATGTCTCAACTACATCCGGGTGCTGCAGCCGCTCAGCGCCACCGCCCTCTACGTGTGCGGGACCAACGCGTTCCAGCCGACCTGTGACCACCTG GACTTAACATCCTTTCAATTTCTGGGGAGAAATGAAGATGGCAAAGGAAGGTGTCCCTTTGACCCGGCACAAAGCTACACGTCGGTCATGGTCG ATGGAGAGCTCTACTCCGGGACATCCTATAACTTCCTGGGAAGCGAGCCAATCATCTCCCGGAATTCTTCGCACAGCCCTCTGAGGACAGAGTACGCCATCCCTTGGCTTAACG AGCCCAGCTTCGTCTTTTCTGACGTGATCCGGGAGAGCACGGACGGCGCCGAGGGCGAGGATGACAGGGTCTACTTCTTCTTCACGGAGGTGTCTGTGGAGTACGAGTTCATCTTCAAGTTGATGATCCCCCGGGTGGCGAGGGTGTGCAAG GGGGACCTGGGCGGCCTCAGGACCTTGCAGAAGAAGTGGACGTCCTTCCTGAAGGCCAGGCTGATCTGCTCCAGACCCGAGAGCAACCTCATCTTCAACGTGCTGCAGGACATCTTCGTCCTCAGGTCCCCGGACCTGAAGGAGCCTGTGTTCTATGGGGTCTTCACCCCACAGCT gaACAACATGGGGCTGTCGGCCGTGTGCGCCTACAACCTGTCCACGGCCGAGGCGGTCTTTTCCCGTGGGAAGTACATGCAGAGTGCCACGGTGGAGCAGTCCCACACCAAGTGGGTGAGCTACAACGGGGCCGTGCCCACGCCGAGGCCCGGGGCG TGCATCAACCGGGAAGCGCGGGCGGCCAACTTCTCCAGCTCCCTCAACCTGCCTGACAAGACCCTGCAGTTTGTCAAGGACCACCCTCTGATGGACGACTCCGTGACCCCGATAGACAACAGGCCCAAGCTGGTCATAAGCGACGTGAACTACACGCAGATCGTGGTGGACAGGACGCAGGCCCTGGATGGGGCCGTCTACGACGTCATGTTTATCGGCACAG ACCGGGGTGCCCTGCACAAAGCTGTCAGCCTCAAGAGCAGCGTCCACATCATCGAGGAGACGCAGCTCTTCCCAGACCTCAAGCCGGTCCAGACTCTGCTGCTGTCTTCCAAGAAG GGCAGGAAGTTTGTCTATGCGGGTTCCAGCTCGGGCGTGGTGCAGGCCCCCCTGGCGTTTTGCGGAGAGCTTCACACCTGCGTGGACTGCGTGCTTGCCCGGGACCCTTACTGCGCCTGGAGCCCAGCCACTGCGGCCTGTGTGGCCCTACCTGAGACTGACGGCCCCAGGAG GGATCTCATTCAGGAGATGAGTGGAGACACGTCGGTCTGCCCCG ataaaattaaagaaagttaCCGGCAGCATTTTTTCAAGCACGGCGACACAGCAGAACTCAAATGCTCCCAAAAGTCCAACCTGGCCCGGGTGGTGTGGAAGTTCCAGAACAGTGGGCTCAAGGCCGAGAGCCCCAAGTATGGCCTGGTGGGCAGGAAGAACTTGCTCATCTTCAACCTGTCGGAGGGAGACAGCGGGGTGTACCGGTGCCTGTCGGAGGAGCGAGTCAGGAACAAGACCGTCTTGCAGGTGATGGCCAAGCACGTGCTGGAGGTCAAGGTGGTCCCTCGGACCCCAGTGCCCTTCACCTCACCGGCCGTCCGGACCGAGGGTGGTAGGATCACCCCCAAAGTGTCAGCGGGGCCCACCCAAGGCTCCTCTCCCCAGACCCCAGCTGTGCGGGCCACTACACCCCGTGCCATCATCCCATCCTCCAGCGCTGTGCCCACCAGCATGTCCCGCAAACCAAAGATGGTCAGCAGCGTGGTGTCCGAGGTCCACTCAGAGAAGACGGTGTATCTCAAGTCCGGCGACAACCGCCTCCTCATGTCGCTCTTCGTCTTCTTCTTCgtcctctgtctctgcctcttcgCCTATAACTGCTACAAGGGCTACCTGCCCGGGCAGTGCCTGAAGTTCCGCTCGGCCGTGCTGCTCGCCAAGAAGCAGCCGGTGTCTGACCTGTCCGACTGCGAGCCGAGCGCGAAGGAGACGCTGGTGGAGCAGGGCAGCTTCTCGCAGCAGAACGGGGGGCAGCCCAAGCCGGCCCTGGACACTGGCTATGAGACCGAGCAGGACACCATGGCCAGCAGGTTGCCCACCGACAGGGAGGACTCGCAGAGGATCGATGACCTGCCGGTCAGGGACAGGCCGTTTGACGTCAAGTGTGAGCTGAAGTTCGCCGACTCAGACGCGGACGGGGACTGA